Part of the Sphingomonadaceae bacterium OTU29LAMAA1 genome, TTCCCGCAACGGCGGGCACGTCGTCGCCACGCGCCAGCAGCCGGTGGCGCTCGACCGGACCGGGCAACCGCCACCCGCCGGTATGCGTCGCGTCGAAGCCGAAGAAACGGCCATAATATTCGGGATCGCCGATCAGCATCAGGGCGCCATCCGACCCTTCGGCCTTCGCCGCCGCCAGCGCCTGGATCATCAATTGCCGGCCGATGCCGTCGCGCTGACGCTCCGGCTCTACCGCGACGGGGCCGATCATCACCAGATCGTAGCGCCTGCCGTCATCGCCATGCAGATGGATGGGCCAGCATTGGACCGTGCCGATCAGCACGTCGTCGTCCCGTGCGGCGAGGCTGAGACCGGCAAGCGGGGCCGCATCGCCGCGGACCTTGTAGGCGGTGCGCGCGTGGCGATCGGAACCGAATGCGCGGTCGAGCAGCGCCTCCACGGCGGCTCGGTCGACGGTGCTGAGCGGCACGAAAGCGATCACGGCGGCTGTCCTTGTCGGCCCGATGCGGGCGGGCCGCGCGCATGAGACGTTGACGCTTTGAACGCAAGCGGAATGCGCGCGCGCGATTCGCAAGCGGTGACTGTCCGTGGCGTGCCACCGTTG contains:
- a CDS encoding N-acetyltransferase is translated as MIAFVPLSTVDRAAVEALLDRAFGSDRHARTAYKVRGDAAPLAGLSLAARDDDVLIGTVQCWPIHLHGDDGRRYDLVMIGPVAVEPERQRDGIGRQLMIQALAAAKAEGSDGALMLIGDPEYYGRFFGFDATHTGGWRLPGPVERHRLLARGDDVPAVAGMLGPVVTAST